One window from the genome of Streptomyces cadmiisoli encodes:
- a CDS encoding helix-turn-helix domain-containing protein codes for MPGGRLTQQERQQIALGLADGLAYAEIARSLDRPTSTITREVIRNGGPTAYRADLAHRATERRAQRRRQAAPRGSGAPEQAYGRDAESVREYEELFTTVMMASGMPTMMARVMACLTLTDSGSLTASELVQRLQVSPASVSKAITFLDSQGLVRREQGERRRERYVVDDDVWYQSMMASARAIAHLVETAQQGVRVFVPGTPVAIRLESIARFLDFVSESTARAAEQARAILSTRPDTSFDATSDGTAEPHPDRG; via the coding sequence ATGCCGGGAGGCAGACTCACCCAGCAGGAACGCCAACAGATCGCGCTGGGGCTGGCCGACGGCCTCGCCTACGCGGAAATCGCCAGAAGCCTCGACCGCCCGACCTCGACCATCACGCGTGAAGTGATACGGAACGGCGGCCCGACCGCGTACCGCGCAGACCTGGCCCACCGCGCCACCGAACGCCGCGCCCAGCGCCGCCGGCAGGCCGCGCCACGAGGGAGTGGCGCACCCGAGCAGGCCTACGGACGCGACGCCGAATCCGTGCGCGAGTACGAGGAACTGTTCACCACCGTCATGATGGCTTCCGGCATGCCCACGATGATGGCCCGGGTGATGGCCTGCCTCACCCTCACCGACTCCGGCAGCCTCACTGCGTCCGAGCTCGTCCAGCGTCTCCAGGTCAGCCCGGCGTCCGTCTCCAAGGCCATCACGTTCCTCGACAGCCAAGGCCTCGTCCGCCGTGAACAGGGCGAACGCCGCCGTGAACGCTACGTCGTCGACGACGACGTCTGGTACCAGTCCATGATGGCCAGCGCTCGCGCCATCGCCCACCTCGTCGAGACGGCGCAACAGGGCGTCCGCGTCTTCGTCCCGGGCACCCCGGTCGCGATCCGACTCGAAAGCATCGCCCGCTTCCTGGACTTCGTCTCCGAAAGCACCGCCCGCGCCGCGGAACAAGCCCGCGCAATCCTCAGCACGAGACCCGACACCAGCTTCGACGCCACGTCCGACGGCACTGCCGAGCCGCATCCGGACCGCGGATAG